One genomic region from Salvia hispanica cultivar TCC Black 2014 chromosome 2, UniMelb_Shisp_WGS_1.0, whole genome shotgun sequence encodes:
- the LOC125206548 gene encoding two-component response regulator ARR14-like yields MSPVDEDPSMAVSAIDNGAFLYIKRPANPEMLRYLWQHIARETMHMRVMRERERLMSASYITPPCGVGFGDVENPNNNSFAVDNGKRKMNDYYNEKYVENEYNFDNSRMSQGKVKRKMCTEWTKELHEKFIDAVNQLGEGSIFPKEILEKMNVPGLTRMQVASHLQKCRNENWRSPEERKSTPGANPKSSGGEGSSHKMRRFGSMPRLKKGKSEDRAYDHGSRSEMEAKVTETGMANQPTYNSMGNEAFHPHPELLH; encoded by the exons ATGTCGCCGGTCGATGAGGACCCGAGCATGGCCGTGAGTGCGATTGACAACGGTGCGTTTCTCTACATCAAGAGGCCAGCGAACCCCGAGATGCTAAGATACCTATGGCAGCACATTGCGAGGGAGACCATGCATATGCGTGTGATGAGAGAGCGCGAAAGGCTGATGTCGGCCAGCTACATTACGCCTCCATGTGGCGTCGGGTTTGGGGACGTCGAAAACCCTAATAACAACTCGTTCGCGGTAGATAATGGGAAGCGTAAAATGAACGACTACTATAAcgaaaaatatgttgaaaatGAATACAACTTCGATAATAGTAGGATGAGCCAAGGAAAGGTCAAGAGAAAGATGTGCACGGAGTGGACTAAAGAGCTACACGAGAAATTTATAGATGCTGTAAACCAATTAGGGGAAGGAA GTATCTTTCCAAAGGAgatattggagaagatgaatgTGCCTGGACTAACACGAATGCAAGTGGCAAGTCATCTTCAG AAATGTCGGAATGAGAACTGGCGATCGCCCGAAGAACGAAAGTCAACCCCAGGGGCCAATCCCAAGTCGTCCGGTGGTGAAGGGTCAAGCCACAAGATGAGGCGGTTCGGGTCCATGCCCCGGTTGAAGAAGGGAAAATCAGAAGACCGAGCCTACGATCACGGATCAAGAAGTGAAATGGAGGCTAAGGTTACTGAAACAGGGATGGCTAACCAGCCCACATATAATAGTATGGGAAATGAAGCATTCCACCCTCATCCAGAATTATTGCACTAG